Proteins encoded within one genomic window of Triticum aestivum cultivar Chinese Spring chromosome 2D, IWGSC CS RefSeq v2.1, whole genome shotgun sequence:
- the LOC123050645 gene encoding NDR1/HIN1-like protein 6 — MASYHRVHPVIVDGAPPPVPEQNKDKLPRPPSADYGDRLPITAPAPGAAAPLRAPRRKRHNRCCRCVCCTLLVLIVLIVALGATAGILYAVFRPKIPTFRVERLTATRFDVNTTSMTVSDAFEVQVVAENPNRRIGVYYDGGWVAASFNGTELCRGAFPALYQGHRSTVRPLITLQGETRLDSAVAAQLAQQRQAGFVPLTVTARVPIRIKFGALKLWKMTGKATCSLVVDSLEAGTRLRIRSNSCTFKLKPN; from the coding sequence ATGGCAAGCTACCACCGGGTCCACCCGGTGATCGTCGACGGCGCGCCGCCCCCGGTGCCAGAGCAAAACAAGGATAAGCTGCCACGGCCACCCAGCGCCGACTATGGCGACCGGCTGCCGATCACCGCCCCGGCACCTGGCGCGGCGGCCCCGCTGCGCGCGCCGCGGCGGAAGCGGCACAACAGGTGCTGCCGGTGCGTGTGCTGCACGCTGCTGGTGCTGATCGTGCTCATCGTCGCGCTCGGCGCCACGGCGGGGATCCTCTACGCCGTGTTCCGGCCCAAGATCCCCACGTTCCGCGTGGAGCGCCTCACGGCCACCCGGTTCGACGTGAACACCACCTCCATGACGGTGTCCGACGCGTTCGAGGTGCAGGTGGTCGCCGAGAACCCGAACCGGCGCATCGGGGTGTACTACGACGGCGGCTGGGTCGCCGCCTCGTTCAACGGCACGGAGCTGTGCCGCGGTGCGTTCCCGGCGCTCTACCAGGGCCACCGCAGCACGGTGCGGCCGCTGATCACGCTCCAGGGGGAGACGAGGCTCGACAGCGCCGTGGCCGCGCAGCTGGCGCAGCAGCGGCAGGCCGGGTTCGTGCCGCTCACGGTCACCGCGCGCGTGCCGATCCGGATCAAGTTTGGCGCCCTCAAGCTGTGGAAGATGACGGGGAAGGCCACGTGTAGCCTGGTGGTGGACAGCCTCGAGGCCGGGACGCGGCTCCGCATCCGCTCCAACAGCTGCACCTTCAAGCTCAAGCCTAATTAG